A DNA window from Danio aesculapii chromosome 1, fDanAes4.1, whole genome shotgun sequence contains the following coding sequences:
- the spryd7a gene encoding SPRY domain-containing protein 7a, whose amino-acid sequence MAELFSCCFGCCGDNNSGHVTLKEMPTVQLDTHHMGTDVVIVKSGRRICGTGGCTANAPLHQNKSYFEFKIQSTGVWGIGVATQKANLNQIPLGRDPHSLVLRQDGTVYHNNEEKNRLPANSLPQEGDIVGVTYDHVELNLYLNGKNMNCPASGIRGTVYPVVYVDDSAILDCQFGDFYHPPPQGYQKILFEQQIF is encoded by the exons ATGGCGGAGTTGTTTTCCTGTTGTTTTGGCTGCTGTGGAGACAATAACAGTGGCCACGTAACACTGAAGGAAATGCCCACGGTTCAACTGGACACTCATCACATGG GTACTGATGTTGTCATTGTAAAGAGCGGAAGACGCATATGTGGAACCGGAGGCTGTACTGCAAACGCCCCACTCCATCAAAACAAAAGCTACTTTGAATTCAAGATTCAGTCTACAG GTGTCTGGGGAATAGGAGTGGCAACTCAGAAAGCAAATCTAAACCAGATCCCTCTGGGTCGAGACCCGCACAGCCTTGTGCTCCGGCAAGATGGCACCGTGTACCATAACAACGAAGAAAAGAACCGATTACCAGCTAACAGCTTGCCGCAGGAAGGGGACATTGTG GGTGTTACATATGACCACGTGGAGCTGAATTTGTACCTAAACGGGAAGAATATGAACTGTCCAGCATCAGGCATTAGAGGAACTGTTTATCCTGTAGTTTATG TGGACGATAGTGCAATATTGGATTGTCAGTTTGGTGACTTCTATCATCCTCCTCCACAAGGCTACCAGAAGATTCTCTTCGAGCAACAGATCTTTTAA